Proteins encoded in a region of the Polyodon spathula isolate WHYD16114869_AA chromosome 9, ASM1765450v1, whole genome shotgun sequence genome:
- the LOC121320576 gene encoding golgin-45-like yields MTSVQQVKAPATVPVRGPGDGMETDEPSKSLEVITELPCKSSPIQLGARTKPAPPQNPGVLHLGRIQKDLSIELEAIRIVVPRAAISHAIPSKGSRLTELAGHQKIEPVVQSEAAIDSRWEAQELKATLDKLQNSERRLLQDKEGLSNQLRVQTEVNRELKKLLVASVGDDLQYHFERLAREKNQLILENETLGRNLTQISEQLERMTIQCDVWRSKFLASRVMAEELTSARTALQRQTREAQGVIQDLLSERGEFSRDMSETHRSLEQLLVYLQWGRQQTYYPSAQPLTTGELAAANQKLAKAVNSHLLGNLDTSNNQKTSPPTAICNTPTEKMAEKVLRILDPVLCTEDPSEVSFSEPLTTPFASTKKSICRFHPYTRYENITFNCCNHCNGELIVL; encoded by the exons ATGACGTCAGTCCAACAAGTAAAAG CTCCGGCCACAGTCCCAGTGCGTGGTCCTGGTGACGGCATGGAGACAGATGAGCCGTCAAAATCTCTGGAGGTCATCACTGAGCTCCCCTGCAAAAGCAGCCCCATCCAGCTTGGCGCAAGGACAAAGCCAGCCCCACCTCAGAATCCTGGAGTCCTTCATCTGGGTAGAATTCAAAAAGATTTGTCCATTGAGCTGGAAGCCATCCGTATTGTGGTTCCTCGAGCGGCCATCTCTCATGCTATCCCTTCAAAGGGCTCTAGGTTGACTGAACTGGCAGGGCATCAAAAAATTGAGCCTGTTGTCCAGTCAGAAGCAGCGATAGACTCTCGATGGGAAGCACAGGAACTGAAAGCCACCCTGGACAAGCTGCAGAACTCGGAGAGGAGGCTGCTGCAAGATAAGGAGGGCCTTTCAAACCAGCTCCGAGTTCAGACAGAG GTGAACCGTGAGCTGAAGAAACTGCTGGTGGCCTCAGTGGGCGATGACCTGCAATACCATTTTGAGCGTCTGGCACGTGAGAAAAACCAACTTATCCTGGAAAACGAAACTCTCGGCCGTAACCTGACTCAGATATCTGAGCAACTTGAACGCATGACCATTCAGTGTGATGTGTGGCGGAGCAAGTTCCTGGCCAGCAG AGTGATGGCTGAGGAGCTGACCAGTGCCAGGACAGCACTGCAGCGCCAAACCAGGGAAGCTCAGGGAGTGATACAGGACCTTCTTAGCGAACGGGGAGAGTTCTCCAGAGACATGTCTGAGACTCACAG GTCACTAGAGCAGCTTTTGGTTTATTTGCAATGGGGCAGGCAGCAGACCTATTACCCCAGTGCACAACCTCTCACCACTGGCGAGCTTGCTGCGGCCAATCAGAAGTTAGCTAAGGCAGTGAACTCGCACCTCCTTGGCAATTTAGACACAAGTAACAACCAGAAAACATCCCCACCAACTGCAATTTGCAATACTCCAACTGAAAAAATGGCAGAAAAG GTATTAAGAATCTTGGATCCTGTTTTATGTACCGAAGATCCATCTGAAGTTTCATTTTCTGAACCCTTAACTACACCGTTCGCCTCTACCAAGAAAAGTATTTGTCGGTTTCATCCCTACACAAGATACGAAAACATTACCTTCAATTGTTGTAATCACTGCAATGGGGAGCTAATAGTGCTCTAA